Proteins from one Listeria weihenstephanensis genomic window:
- the pstC gene encoding phosphate ABC transporter permease subunit PstC, translating into MEAREKALTQTSKKARLEKRGKIITFICISIMVIAAASILFFVISKGLATFFVNNVSFVDFITGTDWNPSKTDAAGNPLVGALPMILGSFGVTLLAACIAAPLAIGAAIFMVEISPKFGKKILQPVMELLVGIPSVVYGFIGLSVVVPFIREHISGSGFGIAAATAVLTVMILPTVTSLTVDAIQSVPRHYREASLALGATRWQTIWKVILRSARPGILTAVVFGMARAFGEALAVQMVIGNSVVIPTSLFEPASTLTSILTMGMGNTVMGTLDNNVLWSLAMVLLAMSLFFIIMIRFIGRRRKVK; encoded by the coding sequence GTGGAAGCAAGAGAAAAAGCCTTAACGCAAACTTCCAAAAAAGCCCGTCTTGAAAAAAGAGGGAAAATCATAACATTTATCTGCATCAGCATCATGGTGATTGCAGCGGCGTCCATTCTTTTCTTTGTTATCTCAAAAGGACTCGCCACATTCTTTGTAAATAATGTTTCGTTTGTCGATTTTATCACAGGGACAGACTGGAATCCTTCTAAAACAGACGCAGCTGGAAATCCACTCGTTGGCGCCTTGCCGATGATTCTTGGTTCTTTTGGTGTCACGTTACTCGCAGCTTGTATTGCTGCACCGCTCGCGATTGGCGCTGCTATTTTTATGGTAGAAATATCGCCTAAATTCGGTAAGAAAATTTTGCAACCAGTTATGGAGTTGCTTGTTGGGATTCCGTCCGTAGTTTACGGGTTTATCGGACTCAGCGTTGTTGTTCCATTTATTCGGGAACATATTTCAGGAAGTGGTTTTGGGATTGCAGCGGCGACCGCGGTTTTGACCGTCATGATTTTGCCGACTGTGACCAGTTTGACAGTGGATGCGATTCAATCGGTACCACGTCATTATCGTGAGGCTTCGCTTGCGCTTGGTGCAACGCGTTGGCAGACGATTTGGAAAGTTATTTTGCGCAGTGCACGACCTGGTATTTTGACCGCCGTTGTTTTCGGAATGGCGCGCGCGTTTGGTGAAGCACTTGCTGTACAAATGGTTATCGGAAACTCCGTGGTTATCCCGACTTCGTTATTCGAACCGGCCTCCACGTTAACTAGTATTTTAACAATGGGAATGGGAAATACCGTGATGGGGACGCTTGATAATAACGTGCTTTGGTCACTGGCAATGGTGCTACTTGCGATGTCACTATTCTTTATCATAATGATCCGCTTCATCGGGCGTAGGAGGAAAGTCAAATGA